The Brachyspira aalborgi genome has a segment encoding these proteins:
- a CDS encoding peptidase U32 family protein, which translates to MELLAPAGNKEKLEVAYHYGADAVYIGGALFNLRHQSKNTTLEELSDCVKLSRSLNKKIYLTLNAFLHEYDKGKLKDYLKAISNIGIDAFIVSDLGILELIKEIIPSANIHISTQASVTNSYSCRAYESLGASRIILARELSLDEIKEIRDNTDLELETFVHGAVCMAYSGRCLLSNYMNGRDANGGDCSQVCRWNFKTYIEEKTRPGEFMELEEGENHSAILSSKDLQMAEYLNLLSKAGIDSIKIEGRMKSVYYVANVVRVYRVLLDLLNRVGYEEYPEAIKKEPIASYIKELSTISRRESDTGFYFSREDIKPALKGYLKGRRLMGMIVGQEKEYSKINVYNTINKGDNLIYIGRDFLNYKDDRFSLYIKNEEGDFFEVDIIKNIDNAYIKSSVHNFSKYDIITAEEE; encoded by the coding sequence ATGGAATTACTCGCTCCTGCGGGAAATAAAGAAAAATTAGAAGTCGCTTATCATTATGGAGCTGATGCCGTTTATATAGGCGGAGCTTTATTCAATTTGAGACATCAAAGTAAGAATACGACTCTTGAAGAGCTTTCGGATTGCGTAAAACTTTCAAGAAGTTTAAATAAAAAAATATATTTAACTTTAAACGCTTTTTTGCATGAATACGATAAAGGAAAATTGAAAGATTATTTAAAGGCAATATCGAATATAGGAATAGACGCTTTTATAGTTTCCGATTTGGGAATATTAGAACTTATTAAAGAGATTATTCCAAGCGCAAATATACATATAAGCACGCAGGCTTCGGTTACAAATAGTTATTCCTGCAGAGCTTATGAGAGTTTAGGAGCTTCAAGAATAATACTTGCAAGAGAATTATCTTTAGACGAAATAAAAGAGATAAGAGATAATACGGATTTAGAGCTTGAAACTTTTGTTCATGGAGCGGTTTGCATGGCTTATTCGGGAAGATGCTTATTATCAAATTATATGAACGGAAGAGACGCTAACGGCGGAGATTGTTCTCAAGTTTGCAGATGGAATTTTAAAACTTATATCGAAGAAAAAACTAGACCTGGCGAATTTATGGAATTGGAAGAAGGCGAAAATCATAGCGCAATATTAAGTTCAAAAGATTTGCAAATGGCTGAATATTTAAATCTACTTTCAAAAGCGGGAATCGATTCTATAAAAATTGAAGGCAGAATGAAAAGCGTTTATTATGTTGCAAATGTAGTTAGAGTTTATAGAGTTTTATTAGATTTGCTTAATAGAGTAGGTTATGAAGAATATCCCGAAGCGATAAAAAAAGAGCCTATAGCAAGTTATATAAAAGAACTTTCTACTATAAGCAGAAGAGAAAGCGATACGGGATTTTATTTTAGCAGAGAAGATATAAAACCCGCTTTAAAAGGATACTTAAAAGGCAGAAGATTAATGGGTATGATTGTAGGACAAGAAAAAGAATATTCTAAAATAAATGTTTATAATACTATAAATAAAGGAGATAATCTTATTTATATTGGTAGAGATTTTTTGAATTATAAAGACGATAGATTTTCTTTATATATAAAAAACGAGGAAGGAGATTTTTTTGAAGTCGATATTATAAAAAATATTGATAATGCATATATAAAATCGAGCGTCCATAATTTTAGCAAATACGATATTATAACGGCTGAAGAAGAATAA
- a CDS encoding META domain-containing protein: MIRKIFLLCIIIFINSCASYKENLNMSISTLSGKTYQLINMFVDTGITISFYDKEFYGYSGFNTYFGEYEVRRGNNILFKNISTTKMSEESESAEIEKEYIEHITKSYSIEFTSDGIKIKTLDNTELVFKRLR; the protein is encoded by the coding sequence ATGATAAGAAAAATTTTTTTATTATGTATTATTATTTTTATAAACTCCTGTGCAAGTTATAAAGAAAATTTAAATATGTCAATAAGCACTTTAAGCGGCAAAACATATCAGTTAATTAATATGTTTGTCGATACGGGAATAACTATTTCATTTTACGATAAAGAATTTTACGGCTATAGCGGATTCAATACTTATTTTGGAGAATATGAAGTAAGAAGAGGAAATAATATTTTATTTAAAAATATATCGACTACAAAAATGAGCGAAGAATCGGAATCTGCGGAAATAGAAAAAGAATATATAGAACATATAACAAAGTCTTATTCTATAGAGTTTACAAGCGATGGAATTAAAATAAAAACTTTAGACAATACGGAGTTAGTATTTAAGAGGCTTCGTTAA
- a CDS encoding GTP-binding protein, with translation MKILIVSGFLGAGKTTLIKEMANKTKRDFVIMENEYGDVDIDSNMLKDEGMNIWELTEGCVCCSMKQDFATSILTIANSLDPEFLIVEPTGVAKLGNIINNIRQIEYERIILLKPITVIDGNSFDSFISSYDNIYIDQLVNASKIIISKMESKDKEENEELIKKIENLLIKNNVSLNSVEILKEHYSKKNKDWWENILKSFLDEKYSVKVKSEENEEMPDSISMKGCELENENQFLILLEDIIRGRFGDIARAKGFIKCGKSFLRFDVAGERYAITGAKETDELEIVFIGKNLNRKLLREIFQPVYRENIKHSHKH, from the coding sequence ATGAAAATACTTATAGTTTCGGGATTTTTGGGAGCGGGAAAAACCACTTTAATTAAAGAAATGGCAAATAAAACAAAAAGAGATTTTGTTATAATGGAAAACGAATACGGCGATGTAGATATAGATTCAAATATGCTTAAAGACGAAGGAATGAATATTTGGGAACTTACCGAAGGTTGCGTTTGCTGTTCTATGAAACAAGATTTTGCAACTTCTATTCTAACTATAGCCAATTCATTAGACCCAGAATTTTTAATAGTCGAACCTACGGGAGTGGCAAAATTAGGAAATATAATAAACAATATAAGGCAAATAGAATACGAAAGAATTATTCTTCTTAAACCAATAACAGTAATAGACGGAAATAGTTTTGATTCTTTTATTTCTTCCTATGATAATATTTATATCGACCAATTAGTTAATGCTTCAAAAATAATAATTTCTAAAATGGAGTCGAAAGATAAAGAAGAAAACGAGGAATTAATAAAAAAAATAGAAAATCTTTTAATAAAAAATAATGTTTCGCTTAATAGCGTGGAAATATTAAAAGAACATTATAGCAAGAAAAATAAAGATTGGTGGGAAAATATATTAAAATCTTTTTTAGACGAAAAATATTCTGTAAAAGTAAAATCCGAAGAAAACGAAGAAATGCCCGATTCTATAAGTATGAAAGGTTGCGAACTTGAAAACGAAAATCAATTTCTAATTCTTTTAGAAGATATTATAAGAGGGAGATTCGGAGATATTGCAAGAGCTAAAGGGTTTATTAAATGCGGGAAATCATTTTTAAGATTTGATGTAGCGGGAGAAAGATACGCGATTACGGGAGCTAAAGAAACGGACGAACTTGAAATTGTTTTTATAGGAAAAAATTTAAATCGAAAACTTTTGAGAGAGATTTTTCAACCTGTTTATAGGGAAAATATAAAGCATTCTCATAAGCATTAA
- the nadE gene encoding NAD(+) synthase, with product MKIALSQFEIIPSMPTNNAARIINYIEEAKNNKADMIIFPELAISGYLIGDMWESESFIRECEELGDEIIKASKDIFVIFGNVAVDRNKNNFDGRVRKYNALFLAKDGKLIKNPYSKIPYPFIIKTLLPNYKEFEDTRHFFSLKDLIFENALEDNFDLKEYFKPIEIEINGEKINLGLTICEDAWSSNYNLSPMDILNESGNVDVFINISSSPYTLIKDDKRHKMYSDIAKKYNKPLIYVNNVGIQNNGKTIYTFDGGSSVYDDNGNIILNSARYEERLYYIEMNLTKKEFPKAIKINEENEYKLIYDTIIYGIRKFMKSIGINKVVIGVSGGIDSALSSAVYVNAIGKDNVLLVNMPSRFNSNTTKNLAKTLAENLGCAYMVVPIQESVDFTIKQIETCKIIKDGEESFLKVSSFIAENIQARDRSSRILSGLAASFGGVFTCNANKAETMVGYSTLYGDGAGFFAALADLWKYQIYRLSKYINKNIFKKEIIPEGSINIVPSAELSNAQAVDEGKGDPIKYDYHDYLFKTLMESWNRILPEDILQMYIDETLEEKIGCEKGIIKKYFKNDLEFIEDLEKWWRQYMGMAISKRIQAPPILAISRRAFGFGNRESQNRVYYTSKYLYLKNKLLN from the coding sequence ATGAAAATAGCGCTATCTCAATTTGAAATAATTCCTTCAATGCCAACGAATAATGCGGCGAGAATTATAAATTATATCGAAGAGGCGAAAAATAATAAAGCCGATATGATAATATTTCCCGAGCTTGCAATATCGGGATATTTAATCGGCGATATGTGGGAGAGCGAATCTTTTATAAGAGAATGCGAAGAATTGGGAGATGAGATAATAAAAGCCTCTAAAGATATTTTTGTTATATTTGGAAATGTAGCGGTAGATAGAAATAAAAATAATTTTGACGGCAGAGTTAGAAAATATAACGCTTTATTTTTAGCGAAAGACGGAAAACTTATAAAAAATCCATATTCAAAAATTCCATATCCTTTTATTATAAAAACATTACTTCCAAATTACAAAGAATTTGAAGATACAAGACATTTTTTTAGCTTAAAAGATTTGATTTTTGAAAACGCTTTAGAAGATAATTTTGATTTAAAAGAATATTTTAAGCCCATTGAAATAGAAATTAACGGAGAGAAAATTAATTTAGGTTTGACTATTTGCGAGGACGCTTGGAGTTCTAATTATAATTTATCTCCTATGGATATCCTAAACGAAAGCGGAAATGTTGATGTTTTTATCAATATTTCGAGTTCGCCTTATACTTTAATAAAAGACGATAAGAGACATAAAATGTATTCTGATATCGCGAAAAAATATAATAAGCCTTTGATATATGTTAATAATGTCGGCATTCAAAATAACGGAAAAACGATTTATACTTTTGACGGCGGAAGTTCGGTATATGACGATAACGGAAATATAATTTTAAACTCTGCCCGATACGAAGAGAGATTATATTATATAGAAATGAATTTAACAAAAAAAGAATTTCCAAAAGCTATAAAGATAAACGAAGAAAACGAATACAAATTAATTTACGATACGATTATTTACGGAATAAGAAAATTTATGAAGTCGATTGGAATTAATAAAGTAGTTATAGGAGTTTCTGGAGGAATAGATTCCGCTTTATCTTCTGCTGTTTATGTTAATGCAATCGGCAAAGATAATGTTTTGCTTGTAAATATGCCGAGTAGATTTAATTCTAACACTACAAAAAATTTGGCGAAAACTTTAGCCGAAAATTTGGGTTGCGCTTATATGGTAGTTCCCATTCAAGAATCGGTTGATTTTACAATAAAACAAATTGAAACATGCAAGATTATAAAAGACGGAGAAGAGAGTTTTTTAAAAGTATCTTCTTTTATAGCCGAAAATATTCAGGCAAGAGACAGGTCATCAAGAATATTATCGGGATTAGCCGCTTCTTTCGGCGGAGTATTTACTTGCAATGCAAATAAAGCGGAGACTATGGTTGGCTATTCCACTTTATACGGAGACGGAGCGGGATTTTTCGCGGCTTTAGCGGATTTGTGGAAATACCAAATATACAGACTTTCAAAATATATAAATAAAAATATTTTCAAAAAAGAAATAATTCCCGAAGGCAGCATAAATATTGTTCCATCTGCGGAATTATCAAACGCTCAAGCGGTTGACGAAGGAAAAGGCGACCCTATTAAATACGATTATCATGATTATTTATTTAAAACTTTGATGGAATCTTGGAATAGAATATTGCCCGAAGATATTTTGCAAATGTATATTGACGAAACTCTGGAAGAAAAAATAGGATGCGAAAAAGGAATAATAAAAAAATATTTTAAAAACGATTTGGAATTTATAGAAGATTTGGAAAAATGGTGGAGGCAATATATGGGAATGGCAATATCAAAAAGAATACAAGCGCCTCCGATACTTGCGATTAGCAGAAGAGCTTTCGGTTTTGGAAATAGAGAATCTCAAAACAGAGTTTATTATACTTCAAAATATTTGTATTTAAAAAATAAATTGCTTAATTAA
- a CDS encoding HEAT repeat domain-containing protein has protein sequence MLKKIFTLIFILVFSTVSIFAQEESEDSANKPREALLKDFVDALASQDESLLLSAIEMGSPEVKALCFQALSESGASSDLLIQAINRYVDYGLTTSYGGNSDSEVRYQALKAAKTALSESSVKAISSMLYSERETFNIIAAIQALGEIGDAKAVPSLLFQLRLGRTQGIVYEAAVALGKIGDASSLSDLVYLAQDDRYFLAVRQAAIDAIRNINPPSENSQE, from the coding sequence ATGCTCAAAAAAATATTTACTTTAATCTTTATATTAGTATTTTCTACCGTATCGATTTTCGCTCAAGAAGAAAGCGAAGATTCTGCAAATAAGCCAAGAGAAGCTTTATTAAAAGATTTTGTAGACGCTTTGGCAAGTCAGGATGAAAGTTTACTATTAAGCGCCATTGAAATGGGAAGTCCCGAAGTTAAAGCGTTATGTTTTCAAGCTTTAAGCGAAAGCGGAGCGAGTAGCGATTTATTAATTCAAGCTATTAACAGATATGTAGACTATGGTTTAACTACTTCTTATGGCGGTAATTCCGATTCTGAAGTTCGTTATCAAGCTTTAAAAGCCGCAAAAACCGCTTTATCAGAATCGTCCGTTAAGGCAATATCAAGCATGTTATATAGCGAAAGAGAAACTTTCAATATAATAGCCGCAATTCAAGCGCTTGGCGAGATAGGAGACGCTAAAGCCGTTCCTTCTTTATTATTTCAATTAAGACTTGGAAGAACTCAAGGAATAGTTTACGAAGCCGCCGTAGCGTTAGGAAAAATAGGAGACGCTTCATCTTTGTCGGATTTGGTTTATTTGGCTCAAGATGACAGATATTTTTTAGCCGTTAGACAAGCTGCTATTGACGCTATTAGGAATATAAATCCTCCTTCTGAAAATTCGCAAGAATAA
- the ruvX gene encoding Holliday junction resolvase RuvX, translating into MVLGVDFGKKRTGTAYMDMEIKIPFPCKLIEESNARKVKMALINIIEEKKIDTVIFGLPLSDDGKENEWCFEIRRFADFLLKSVKVEIVFIDEYGTSKDAEYILRGKKKSVKKKSNDLIAATLILENYLNYLNIK; encoded by the coding sequence ATGGTATTGGGAGTTGATTTCGGAAAAAAGCGAACGGGAACGGCTTATATGGATATGGAAATAAAAATTCCTTTTCCATGCAAACTTATCGAAGAGAGCAACGCTAGAAAAGTAAAAATGGCTTTAATAAATATAATTGAAGAGAAAAAAATTGACACTGTTATTTTTGGGCTTCCTTTATCGGATGATGGTAAAGAAAACGAATGGTGTTTTGAAATAAGAAGGTTTGCCGATTTTTTGCTTAAAAGCGTTAAAGTTGAAATTGTATTTATAGACGAATACGGAACTTCAAAAGACGCCGAATATATTTTAAGAGGAAAGAAAAAAAGCGTTAAGAAAAAAAGCAACGATTTAATAGCGGCTACATTGATACTTGAAAATTATTTGAATTATTTAAATATAAAATGA
- a CDS encoding tRNA dihydrouridine synthase, which translates to MTKNIIIENVNIPSRFFLAPMAGYTDYVFRRLCRRFGAGLLTTELVSAAALARKVKKTYKYMEHKEDEHPISLQIFGNNEDDFKKAIELTDFKYFSFIDINMGCPTKKVIKNNCGAGLLTDINKMISILKAVKNVSPLPVSVKIRLGFKRGEGGEIERALALKENGACFLTLHGRYASDLYRGYADWEKIAQVKKALGEDYILIGNGDIKTKEDAKKVFENYKVDGIMIGRAAIGNPWIFSELNKIFDKEENIDKNLKSVIKEHINGCCEFYGEISGVHFMRKFIMKYLNGFKMENKIKLMKCESKDKLFELLDELII; encoded by the coding sequence ATGACTAAAAATATTATAATAGAAAATGTAAATATTCCATCAAGATTTTTTTTAGCTCCAATGGCTGGATATACGGATTATGTTTTTAGAAGATTATGCAGAAGATTTGGAGCGGGACTTCTTACTACCGAACTTGTAAGCGCCGCCGCATTGGCAAGAAAAGTAAAAAAAACTTATAAATATATGGAACATAAAGAGGATGAGCATCCAATTTCTTTGCAAATATTTGGAAACAACGAAGACGATTTTAAAAAAGCGATTGAATTAACCGATTTTAAATATTTTTCTTTTATTGATATTAATATGGGTTGTCCTACAAAAAAAGTGATAAAAAATAATTGCGGAGCGGGATTATTGACTGATATTAATAAAATGATTTCTATTTTGAAGGCGGTAAAAAATGTTTCGCCTTTGCCTGTGAGCGTAAAAATAAGATTAGGATTTAAAAGAGGAGAAGGAGGAGAGATTGAAAGAGCTTTAGCGCTTAAAGAAAATGGCGCATGCTTTTTAACTTTGCATGGAAGATATGCAAGCGATTTATATAGAGGATATGCCGATTGGGAAAAAATAGCGCAAGTAAAAAAAGCTTTAGGAGAAGATTATATATTGATTGGAAATGGAGATATAAAAACAAAAGAAGATGCCAAAAAAGTTTTTGAAAATTATAAAGTTGATGGAATAATGATTGGAAGAGCGGCTATTGGCAATCCTTGGATATTTAGCGAATTAAATAAAATATTTGATAAAGAAGAAAATATTGATAAAAATCTTAAAAGCGTTATTAAAGAACATATAAACGGATGCTGCGAATTTTACGGAGAGATTAGCGGAGTCCATTTTATGCGTAAATTTATAATGAAATATCTTAACGGTTTTAAGATGGAAAATAAAATAAAACTTATGAAATGCGAAAGCAAAGACAAATTATTTGAATTATTAGACGAATTGATTATTTAA
- a CDS encoding META domain-containing protein: MKYIFIIILLIIYSCSTTADIKETENNQVEITEPANELIGKKFKLVSIYPEMNITIEFDEENIFGFSAINNYSSAYLTDGDIFSVKSISTTKKTASKEYRDAESKYLNMLRDATSYKLKGKRLIIYTLLSNESLIFEEF, encoded by the coding sequence ATGAAATATATATTTATAATAATTTTATTAATAATTTATTCCTGCTCTACTACCGCGGATATTAAAGAGACAGAAAATAATCAAGTTGAAATTACAGAACCAGCAAACGAACTTATAGGAAAAAAATTTAAACTTGTGAGCATATATCCCGAAATGAATATAACTATAGAATTTGACGAAGAGAATATTTTTGGATTTTCCGCTATAAATAATTATTCTTCCGCTTATTTAACGGACGGAGATATATTTAGCGTTAAAAGTATTTCGACTACAAAAAAAACTGCAAGCAAAGAATATAGAGACGCCGAAAGCAAATATTTAAATATGTTGCGAGATGCGACTTCTTATAAACTTAAAGGAAAGAGATTAATTATTTATACTTTACTATCTAACGAGAGTTTAATATTTGAGGAATTTTAA
- the pnp gene encoding polyribonucleotide nucleotidyltransferase — MVTVKSSFCGEELVLETGLLAKQAHGAVTLRLGNTTILATVVAAKEPNLESDFFPLTVNYNEKYYAGGKIPGGFLKREGKPRDKEILISRIIDRPLRPLFPEGFRNEVQVIPTVLSVDSDMPTDALALIASSAALTISWIPFGGPVAAVRIGYINGEYIVNPKNSELLKSDLDIIVAGSKDAILMIEGEAKEVSEEVFIGAIELAHKEMQKYIDIQNEMANLCGTQKIEQELFEFDKDLLNMVNEYGREKINAANYNPDKEKRNESMDNAFNEIEEYIKTKTEDEKLIAQVKGICHSIEEEIVREAIVEKGMRPDGRALDEIRKIDTMINLIPRVHGSGLFTRGQTQCLSIITLGSEKDAQLMDDIYGKDNKTFMLHYNFPPFSVGEVGRYGAPGRREIGHGNLAERSFNAVLPSKDKFPYTIRVVAEILESNGSSSMATICASTMSLLSAGVPLNSSVAGIAMGLATYKDGYKILTDIQGVEDHLGDMDFKVAGTRKGITAFQLDIKLTGISAQILKEALEQAKKARFFILDKIDATISNPAEISDFAPKFKMMEVNPEKIRVLIGPGGKNIKAIIDETGSDVEIQDSGIVNIFAPDGPTLEKTIELINSYVKDPEVGEVYDGVVKDIKEFGAFVEILPGVEGLCHISELAYKRVMNVEEILKIGDTVKVKIIDNRGGKYSLSRKALLEKPDDYAEEEGNNRRERKNRNNNHNNNRRRY, encoded by the coding sequence ATGGTAACAGTAAAAAGTTCATTTTGCGGAGAGGAATTGGTATTAGAAACTGGGCTTTTGGCAAAACAAGCTCATGGCGCGGTAACTTTAAGACTCGGAAACACTACTATATTGGCTACGGTTGTAGCAGCTAAAGAGCCAAATTTAGAATCGGATTTTTTTCCTCTAACGGTAAATTATAATGAAAAATATTACGCGGGCGGAAAAATTCCAGGCGGATTTTTGAAAAGAGAAGGCAAACCTAGAGATAAAGAAATATTAATATCTAGAATAATAGACAGACCTTTAAGACCTTTATTTCCAGAAGGTTTTAGAAATGAAGTTCAAGTAATTCCAACCGTTCTTTCGGTAGATTCCGATATGCCAACGGACGCTTTGGCTTTAATAGCTTCAAGCGCTGCGCTTACGATTTCATGGATTCCTTTCGGCGGACCAGTTGCGGCGGTTAGAATAGGATATATTAACGGAGAATATATTGTAAATCCAAAAAATAGCGAACTTTTAAAAAGCGATTTGGATATTATAGTTGCAGGAAGCAAAGACGCAATATTGATGATTGAAGGAGAAGCTAAAGAAGTTTCAGAAGAAGTTTTTATAGGCGCTATAGAACTTGCTCATAAAGAAATGCAAAAATATATTGATATTCAAAACGAAATGGCTAATCTTTGCGGAACTCAAAAGATTGAGCAGGAATTATTTGAATTCGATAAAGATTTATTAAATATGGTTAATGAATACGGAAGAGAAAAAATAAACGCCGCTAATTATAATCCAGATAAAGAAAAAAGAAACGAAAGCATGGATAACGCTTTTAACGAGATAGAAGAATATATTAAAACAAAAACGGAAGATGAAAAATTAATAGCTCAAGTTAAAGGAATTTGTCATTCTATAGAAGAAGAAATTGTCAGAGAAGCGATAGTTGAAAAAGGTATGCGCCCTGACGGAAGAGCTTTAGACGAAATTAGAAAAATCGATACTATGATAAATTTAATTCCGAGAGTTCATGGTTCGGGCTTATTTACAAGAGGACAAACTCAATGTTTATCAATAATAACTTTGGGAAGCGAGAAAGACGCTCAATTAATGGACGATATTTACGGAAAAGATAATAAAACTTTTATGCTTCATTATAATTTTCCGCCTTTTTCAGTTGGCGAAGTTGGAAGATACGGAGCGCCAGGCAGAAGAGAAATCGGGCATGGAAATTTAGCCGAACGCTCATTTAATGCCGTTTTGCCTTCAAAAGATAAATTCCCATATACTATAAGAGTTGTAGCTGAAATATTAGAAAGTAACGGTTCTTCTTCTATGGCTACAATTTGCGCATCGACAATGTCTTTATTATCGGCGGGAGTTCCTCTCAATTCAAGCGTTGCTGGAATCGCTATGGGACTTGCCACTTATAAAGACGGCTATAAAATATTAACCGATATTCAAGGAGTTGAAGACCATTTGGGAGATATGGATTTTAAAGTTGCGGGAACTAGAAAAGGAATAACGGCTTTTCAATTAGATATAAAACTCACGGGAATATCCGCCCAAATATTAAAAGAAGCTTTGGAACAGGCTAAAAAAGCGAGATTCTTTATTTTGGATAAAATTGACGCTACAATATCAAATCCAGCGGAAATATCGGATTTTGCTCCTAAATTTAAAATGATGGAAGTTAATCCCGAAAAAATTAGAGTATTAATCGGTCCTGGAGGAAAAAATATTAAAGCTATAATAGACGAAACGGGAAGCGATGTAGAAATACAAGACAGCGGAATAGTAAATATATTCGCTCCAGACGGTCCTACTTTAGAAAAAACTATAGAGCTTATAAATTCTTATGTTAAAGACCCTGAAGTCGGAGAAGTATATGACGGAGTCGTTAAAGATATTAAAGAGTTTGGAGCTTTTGTTGAAATATTGCCAGGAGTTGAAGGACTTTGTCATATATCGGAATTAGCTTATAAAAGAGTTATGAATGTTGAAGAGATTCTTAAAATAGGCGATACGGTTAAAGTTAAGATTATAGACAATAGAGGCGGAAAATATTCTTTGAGTAGAAAGGCTTTACTTGAAAAACCAGACGATTATGCGGAAGAAGAAGGCAATAACAGAAGAGAAAGAAAAAACCGAAATAATAATCATAACAATAACAGAAGAAGATATTAA
- the rpsO gene encoding 30S ribosomal protein S15 yields the protein MSITADEKLKIIKEFGKNEKDTGSAGVQIALLTNRISYLKGHFQTHTKDNHSRMGLLKMVAKRRKLLNYLRKVDIEAYKNLIQKLKLRK from the coding sequence ATGTCTATTACAGCGGACGAAAAACTAAAAATAATTAAAGAATTTGGAAAAAACGAAAAGGATACGGGTTCGGCAGGAGTTCAAATAGCGCTTTTGACGAATAGAATAAGCTACTTAAAAGGTCATTTTCAGACTCATACCAAAGATAATCATTCTAGGATGGGACTTCTAAAAATGGTTGCTAAAAGAAGAAAACTTCTTAACTATTTAAGAAAAGTCGACATAGAAGCTTATAAAAATCTTATACAAAAATTAAAATTAAGAAAATAA
- a CDS encoding bifunctional riboflavin kinase/FAD synthetase, with product MSQIVNEFCNIDLKKESVVTIGKFDAVHKGHQKLLKYTVNFAKKNNLVSIAILIKKRNLSIYNIEENTNFIKELGINYIIVIDFLPEFYTMEAKEFFNKLIEYYRMKHIAVGFDFAFGRDREGDIEFLYKYSKECGIGVSVIKFLNNNGNRISSSSIRDCLSNGKIKDANKMLGREYTISGEIVHGNALGRKIGYPTANLEIPNNIFIPKMGVYSSIVRIGNGSKYYKALTFIGISNINKELRVESHILDFSRMIYGKKLTIIPLKYIRDNIKVNSIEEVKLLLKKDEYKVREFFKKEKKCLLQRTKN from the coding sequence ATGAGCCAAATTGTTAATGAATTTTGTAATATAGATTTGAAAAAAGAAAGCGTTGTCACGATAGGCAAATTTGACGCCGTTCATAAAGGACATCAAAAACTTTTAAAATATACGGTTAATTTTGCTAAAAAAAATAATCTCGTTTCGATAGCGATTCTTATAAAAAAAAGAAATTTATCAATTTACAATATAGAAGAAAATACAAATTTTATAAAAGAATTGGGAATAAACTATATAATAGTTATTGACTTTTTGCCAGAATTTTATACAATGGAAGCTAAAGAGTTCTTTAATAAATTGATAGAGTATTATCGTATGAAGCATATAGCCGTAGGTTTTGATTTTGCATTTGGCAGAGACAGAGAAGGCGACATAGAATTTTTGTATAAATATTCAAAAGAATGCGGCATTGGAGTAAGCGTGATTAAATTTCTTAACAATAACGGAAATAGAATATCAAGTTCATCCATAAGAGATTGCCTTTCAAACGGTAAGATAAAAGACGCTAATAAAATGCTTGGAAGAGAATATACTATAAGCGGAGAAATAGTTCATGGAAACGCGCTTGGCAGAAAGATTGGCTATCCAACCGCAAATTTGGAAATTCCAAATAATATTTTTATTCCTAAAATGGGCGTTTATAGTTCTATAGTTAGAATAGGAAATGGAAGCAAATATTATAAAGCGCTCACCTTTATTGGCATTAGCAATATTAATAAAGAACTTAGAGTTGAAAGCCATATATTAGACTTTTCAAGAATGATATATGGCAAGAAATTAACTATTATTCCTCTTAAATATATAAGAGATAATATAAAAGTTAATTCTATAGAAGAAGTAAAATTATTGCTTAAAAAAGACGAATACAAAGTTAGAGAATTTTTTAAAAAGGAGAAAAAATGTCTATTACAGCGGACGAAAAACTAA